The nucleotide window TACTAATAACATTTGtacaataatacaaaacatgGAATAAAACAGAAACTTGCACACTAATGATAAGCATATTACAATGATTCCTTAAGAATTATTTGAGAAAATCACTGCTGAAATTTCTGCATATCAcagcagtaaataacattttaaattccTTTTTAATCAATTCCTTTTGATTGTAAtactattttactatatatatatatatatatatatatatatatatatatatatatatatatatatatatatatttttttttttttttttttttttttttttaagtaaaggctGCTTTGAGGAGCATAATAGATTTAAgagattggtaacactttattttgatggtccatttgagtattagtagactgcttaatatttcttgattctgctccttcaacagacatttaactgactatattaaacATGTCAACTtccactaaccctaaccccaacctaacagtctacttaatatctaatgacaattagttggcatgtagatgctatgtaacataaattcaacaaacagaccatcaaaataaagtgtgaccaagagaTCTTAATTATTCCAAACGTGTAGTTTAACTAATGATTCATATAATATTCATCTTGCATCAGTAACCAATCAAGTGTTTCTGAAAAGGGGCATCATCAAACTTATATCAAAAACTGCCAAACATAAAATCCATTGTCTCAATGCCTCAACAATaatcatatactgtatacactgaCTGGGCACTTTATTATactgtccaactgcttattaatgcaaatttcttatcagccaatcacatggcagcaactcagtgcatttaggcatgtagctGAGAGGAAGGtgacagtaactcaaaaaacatgacaatgagttcacggtacttaaatggcctccacagtcaccagaactcaatccagtagagcatttttgggatatggtggaatgggagattcaaatcatgaatgtgcagccgacaaatttgcagcaactgagtgatgctatcatgtcaatatggactgaaacctcagaggaatatttccagtacgttGTTGAATTTATATGAAGGAtcaaggcagttctaaaggcaaaagcgggtccaactTGAAACTaagaaggtgtacctaataaagtggccagtgagtgtaagaTCTTTAAGTAGCTTACAAATGTCAAATTTAGCTtgattaaaagtaataataaaagctAAATGTTGCCTGTTAAATGTGCAAACTGTGACTGCAGTAAGCACAACCATTTAGAATTAAAGGGAAGGTTCAACCAAATTTTTAAAATGTCCTAACAAAGATTTgaatcaaactggtttggaacaagtgggaggatgagtaaatgatgacagaattttcatgttCGGATAAACTGTTGCTTTAATCTCACTTTGAACACTTTCactgggctgcgtccgaaatcgcccactactcagtaggtactataTTTGACTTTTTGgaaagtatgttctataccaggggtgtccataCTCAGTCCTGGGCCagtgttctgcaaagtttagttccaaccccaatcagacacacttggACTAGCTAATGAAGCTCTGATAGGCttactagaaacatccttgcagctgtattgaggcaagttggagctaaatctgcaggacaccggccctccaagaccaagtttggacacccctgttctatacagtatgaatgtgggTAGTATGACTGGAACTCGGATGtattacatctgccattttgtcataatcacatgacctacccacgTTAGTTGTGTCGCTTCACTTGTATTCATAAATTCTCTGCCGAAGGATTATGGGATAGTGTAGCATTCatcggatgcgcacttcagaatcttgcctaAAGTAATAGGTCGTCCGGGTACTTCTAGTATAGTTTGAtgcaatttcagatgcagccactGTGATTGTACATCTTCTTTACACGTTGATCCTAGCACAAAGGAAAGGAGCAAAGAAGAAGTCAAATGCAAATTTAATGGCTTTAAGCATGCTCTTCCTCCAGTTGCGCTCAATCTTGACCTGTCGTCCCTCAGGCACCAGATTCGAGCTGCAGTTCAGGCAGTGTATGGCTTTCAGTTCAAACGCAGGTAGTTTGCTACCCAATTTTCCCTCCAGTTTTGTGCTGAACTCCACCATGCTGCCTGGGTTAAGATTCAGCAGCACTTGTCTGAATTCATGACTTGCCATTAAGAGAATGTCACCTGCTGGATTGTCCACTTTTGTGACACCATCCACCGGCATGCCAACCGTCACCTCGAAACGGTAACTGTCAAAACGTTTAACGTGGCATTGGTGTGTAGCATAAGCTTTTATCCGACATAACTCTTCCTCTTCCTGCCTTAGGATCAGTATTGTTGTGTTGACAGTTCCTGTGGTGACTTGAGTAACATTCACGATCGGAAATGTATTGTTTAGTGGTTCACACTTCGGATAAACCTCACCGTAGAGACACCGCAACCAGTCGCCCATGAACACCGGTAGCATGTTTATAACAGACTGAGCTCCATTTTCCTTCTCTGCTACACGAACATAACGGAATATTCCGGTCCATGTGACACGATGGCCTTCCAGATGGCTGCAGGAGAGCTGCGTTTGAGCCATTCCTCGTTCTTTCCAGGCTTGCGGGCCGCACAGTGTGCCATATTCCTCCCAGGTGAGTGTGGAGTTATAAACCTTGAGGCCTTCAGCGTTATAAACATAGACGCCGCAGAGTAAAATCACTGTAGTGATGCACAGGAGGATCAGTTTGACTGGACCTCGGTGGGTGATGGAGCGGAAGACATTCAGAATTGAGAGGCTAAATCGAGTCCAGAGTCGCAGTGTCACAGGGACGGCACACACTGCCAGGGTCACCAGCATCTTCGTTAACTCTAACTCCAGGAACCACTTAATCAGCTGAATCAGCAGCAAAGCTATCAGACCCATGATTAAGACTGGTAGGGCGAACAGGAAGAGGAAGTAGGCAACACAAGTGCGGATCAGGCCGATGGTGGTGGAGTTCCGAAGCAGAACCACAGAGAACTCGCACCAGACAAAGCAGACCAAGTACGGCACCAGGAAACAGTACGTCCCTCTGAAGCCCCTCATGCGCGCCATACTATGAACAGCAAAAAAAGAGGTAGGTTTGATCATGATATTTAAACATCAGTATCAAAATATATAATCCAAACTTGGTTCTGGAGggcgatgtcctgcagattttagctccaacttgccccaACACACCTCCAGTGatatttctagaaagcctagtaagagcttgataagGTAGCCAAGGTgtatctgattggggttggaactaaactttgcaggatactggcccttcaggaacaggtttggacacccctgctttaagctgaTCTACAACTAAGCTTTAATCAaacataagatttaaaaaaaatggctgAAACTACAAAACATCCCATTAACTTTCTTTGAGGCAGTCAAAACTTTTAAACAGTTAATCACAATTAACACCCAATTCAAGGTCTTCAGGCTTTCATCTTATGTATATAACTAGCACCTAGAATctcaaaatgctaattcatgcaagaaacatgcaaattcatgttATAAAACTGATAGCAACATGCTAGTTCTTGCAAGTTCATGGCAAAAACATGCAGCTCTATGCTGAAAACAAGTTAATTCATGTAATGAACTTGGTCATTcttgctaacagcatgctaattccTGCTTGAAACACACTAGATACATTgttattcatactagaaacatgctagtatcaacacatgctaattcatattagtTGTAATAATGATCTACTACATCaattcaatgtttttattttggcaaaactCGATACACATTTTTTAGTATTGACCTTTTTCTTTACGTAAGAGCAGGCAAAACCATTGGAAACTTAATGGCTCTAGACTTCTGGTCTCGTTCACTATAACTAGCACCAAGAATCTATCAAAACGCTAATTCAtgcaagaaacatgctaagtcatgTTATAAAACTGATAGCAACATGCTAGTTCTTGGAAGTTTATGGCAAAAACATGCAGCTCTGTGCTCAAAACAAGTTAATTCATGTAATGAACATGGTCATTGCTAACAGCATGGGAATCTTAAGtaccaacatgctaattcttgcttgAAACACTCTAGATACACAGTAATTcttactagaaacatgctagtatcaacacatgctaattcatattagtTGTAATAATGATCTACTCCATCAATTCCAtctttttattttggcaaaactTGATACACATTTTTTAGTATTGACCTTTTTCTTCACGTAAGAGAAGGCAAAACCATTGGAAACTTATTGGCtcaagacttctggtctcattcactatAACTAGCACCAAGAATCTATCAAAATGCTAATCCATgcaagaaacatgctaattcttgctagttCATGGCAAAAACATGCAGCTCTATGCTCAAAACAAGTTAATGTAATGAACATGGTCATTCTTGCCAACAGCATAGGAATCTTTAGtaccaacatgctaattcttgcttcAAACACACTAAATACACagtaattcatactagaaacgtgctagtatcagcacatgctaattcatattagtTGTTATAATGATCTACTACATCAGtgccatgtttttatttttggcaaAACTTAATACACATTTTTTAGTATTGACCTTTTTCTTCAAGTAAGAGCAGGCAAAACCATTGGAAACTTATTGGCTCAAGACTGgtttctggtctcattcactatAACTACCACCTAGAATCTAtcaaaatgctaattcatacaagaaacatgcttattcatgttaTAAAActgatagcaacatgctaattcttgctagttTATGGCAAAGACATGCAGATCCATGCTCAAAACAAGTTAATTCATGTAATGAACATGGTCATTCTTGCTAACAACATGGGAATCTTTaatactaacatgctaattcttgcttgAAACACTCTAGATACACggtaattcatactagaatcatgctgatATCAACACATGCTGATTCATATTAGTTGTAATATTGATCTACTAGACTTCTCGTcgcattcacttccattgattttgaGTTATAAAAACAACTTGTTGTGCTGCTTAAatttgtaattatattattataccaAGTAGTTTGACCGTATCCTGCCAGTCGTGACTAAaagtaaaagtgctatataacACACTGCTGTTCATTCTGATTGGTTGTGCATTCTGAGGAATGAGATTATGCCAAAATTGCAAGAAGGACTTGTCTAACCAATCAGCTGACAAGCATTCCAAGATGTAATAAATAGGCTTAAATAAGTGTATGTGAGAGCCTTCACCTGAAGAACAAATAAAACAGGTAGATGTAGAGCACACAGGGCACACTGAGCTCCAACACCAATGATTCCCCAAGAGGGATGGTTGTGAAAATTTGTCCCAGCATTCTGGCCGTCACCATGTCCTTTGGCAACCTGCTGGTCAATGCACACAGAGATGAAGCCACCTCAATGAAGAGTGCCTTTCTTGCGTAGGCTGCCGCAGATGGACTCAGGCTCATGTAGCTCAATGCTGTGAAGAAAATGGCCACGGTGGACAGTTCTGAACATGGGATCCAGCCTTTATCTGCAACTGGGAACGTGAAGATCACAAAGAACACCGATATCATGAAGTAGAGGTACTGCTCCAGGTTGTTCCAGCCAAAGTTGTTCTCCGCTTGCTCTACATCCAGGCTGGGCTCAAAGTGTGTGAGGAGCGCGGTAAAGGCACGGAAGTTCTCCCAACCTTTGCTGCTCTGGAAGACTCTCAGTGTGCAGATGGCCATGGAAATAAAGGACAGGTAGAAGATGAGGAGCGGGATGGCGAAGGCAAACAAATCGATGGTGAGATTGgagatgatgaagaagaagataAGGGCATTGACATGTTGTGTCGGGATAATAGTGCTCAGCCACTGGACACCGGCACGAGACGCCCAGTCAATTAAATGTTCCTTCATATCAATAATGGCATGAAGAGGATATTGCAGACCCTAAAGTGAAAGAATGAACATTTAAATCTGTGTGTGATGTGTTTGAAGTAAAACTTCAATAAACTAATGATGATTGTGAATATCAGTCACTTCTACATCaagtttgtttattagtttttcaCCAAAAAGTGAGCTTTTATGTCCAGGGCTCTCCTCATGGCATCGCTGCGTCTGGTAGTCAGCATCAACCCACTGCTCCTCATTCCCCAGCTAGACTTTCGTTGGCGCTTATGAGTAACAGGAGCCATTTCGTTTTTTTCCTGTTTGAAAATAGCAGAACGTTTAAGTCTTGCAGCTCATTTGAAACCATTACactctttttttaagattttaatttgatttgtaacCAAGGACAGtgatgccgagttcagactgcacgatttttaAAGTAGTTGCATCACAGATGTTTTAATCCTGCATGACTATCTAGGGTAGTATTCCAATGCTGTTGTATTCACACTGCCAACAACTTTGTCTCAGTCTGCACACTACGTCCCACAACAAACTATTAGCATTTAGCATTTTGTCtccttacttttttctttttcaacccGTTTTtagtattgctcagatgacaagtcaaacagacacagttgctcctgtCTAAGATCCACTAGATATTATTTTGTCCAAATAGGCCCCAAAAAGCCTTTTTCTGAAC belongs to Danio rerio strain Tuebingen ecotype United States chromosome 1, GRCz12tu, whole genome shotgun sequence and includes:
- the wfs1a gene encoding wolframin is translated as MDLNANPPSSPETSKEKSATHKRLNPPVPATKSIPGTETAGPPLSKSGSLEKTSPSSTLDTKLKHGSVKTSKVPAKPTPEKQPTPASSHIISKPVPSMQAPTSSKTTQPILSSPNEPSAPSIAISADPPPPTAPPEGLTSTTKTPASDSGKLPRQRSFLAAAQKVMMQEKTRKAEEQAKAEECDDMEDDLPFEELLKKAEAGDPRAQSRLGRYYLKLAEEKDAEKNNLTAVEWLMKAAKQGRRDAAKLLQKCWIQKKGITAENAQEVRCLSSESKFEQAVRRAAMTMYWKLNPDRKKKVAMSEMLENVSQVNTVPGEASVCGVAPSIQTQRKILETMVSNESSSKYVDVEDFVEMTKKFTEGISRTPTLSPSGVYANEEEGILHKSDVARFDKEKNEMAPVTHKRQRKSSWGMRSSGLMLTTRRSDAMRRALDIKAHFLGLQYPLHAIIDMKEHLIDWASRAGVQWLSTIIPTQHVNALIFFFIISNLTIDLFAFAIPLLIFYLSFISMAICTLRVFQSSKGWENFRAFTALLTHFEPSLDVEQAENNFGWNNLEQYLYFMISVFFVIFTFPVADKGWIPCSELSTVAIFFTALSYMSLSPSAAAYARKALFIEVASSLCALTSRLPKDMVTARMLGQIFTTIPLGESLVLELSVPCVLYIYLFYLFFSMARMRGFRGTYCFLVPYLVCFVWCEFSVVLLRNSTTIGLIRTCVAYFLFLFALPVLIMGLIALLLIQLIKWFLELELTKMLVTLAVCAVPVTLRLWTRFSLSILNVFRSITHRGPVKLILLCITTVILLCGVYVYNAEGLKVYNSTLTWEEYGTLCGPQAWKERGMAQTQLSCSHLEGHRVTWTGIFRYVRVAEKENGAQSVINMLPVFMGDWLRCLYGEVYPKCEPLNNTFPIVNVTQVTTGTVNTTILILRQEEEELCRIKAYATHQCHVKRFDSYRFEVTVGMPVDGVTKVDNPAGDILLMASHEFRQVLLNLNPGSMVEFSTKLEGKLGSKLPAFELKAIHCLNCSSNLVPEGRQVKIERNWRKSMLKAIKFAFDFFFAPFLCARINV